The Daucus carota subsp. sativus chromosome 2, DH1 v3.0, whole genome shotgun sequence genome includes a window with the following:
- the LOC108207543 gene encoding protein ACCELERATED CELL DEATH 6-like translates to MDTNTTVNPVNLAGDTESVATLYEIYSSCERRIGENDEFPEGSAERKQFAVSVFGNNTNLFIKPAPGGYTAFHLAVNSDSTEMLEALIEAARWLPSSSSSTNDDPQTTSLETLLRHEYSESSDIVESIIEAGRRRYYSTDPTNHLFEDFIQQAESERMNTALHLAVMGNHLGVVKQILMANPSYICEDINRELKTPLYIAAEQGYKDIVRELCKHATLALTCIAGPRKQTVLHAAIFGRDKGCVEMALDIPLLTYHRDEDGWTALHHAAHFNFDSVIDILGQRFQGSGLYNSDLSSVLLCREGVPTPLWMAIEQGHTSTTVEIIKVLPSLCVDLDPKSRRNILHLAAEKNDKQTVQAILKTCPPEYLRKILNGRDINKNTPLHLLIAKGCFVKQLIEHEQIDKTARNYQNWTPFDMLYVQDHIVADQLAIKTLLDEANQNSSFWIWRRSSSNMDTKESFVPPKKRSEKDVKFKIAYETLMKAKVLRYRERTNTQIIVTALITTVTFTVGFTMPGGYYQSGELNQGSVLLANKTAFKAFIVSDAIALALSTTSLFLYFISSMYEDPRQVSKLNAVSTGLNIFSIVAMMLTFICGIYAVLSHSPALALAICLICSTFFVCIVVLLLKLGYDRKKLKDSLA, encoded by the exons ATGGATACAAATACGACGGTGAATCCCGTTAACCTGGCCGGAGATACGGAATCCGTAGCTACATTGTATGAAATTTACAGTAGCTGTGAGCGTCGTATAGGAGAGAATGATGAGTTCCCAGAAGGAAGTGCAGAACGCAAGCAATTCGCTGTGAGTGTATTTGGAAACAATACTAATCTTTTTATCAAGCCGGCTCCAGGTGGATATACTGCATTTCACTTGGCGGTAAATAGTGATAGCACTGAAATGCTTGAGGCCCTCATCGAGGCAGCCAGATGGttgccttcttcttcttcttcaactaaTGATGATCCCCAAACGACTAGTCTTGAAACTTTACTGAGGCATG AGTATAGCGAAAGTAGTGATATAGTTGAGTCAATCATTGAAGCAGGCAGAAGACGTTATTATTCAACCGATCCAACAAATCACCTCTTTGAAGATTTCATTCAACAGGCTGAGAGTGAGAGAATGAACACTGCCTTGCACTTGGCAGTTATGGGAAACCACCTGGGCGTTGTTAAACAGATTTTGATGGCAAATCCGTCGTATATATGTGAGGATATTAATAGGGAGCTCAAGACTCCACTCTATATTGCAGCCGAACAGGGATACAAGGATATAGTCCGAGAACTGTGCAAACATGCTACCTTAGCACTGACTTGTATAGCGGGTCCTCGAAAACAAACAGTTCTGCATGCTGCTATTTTTGGGCGCGATAAAG gTTGTGTGGAAATGGCTTTGGACATTCCATTGCTTACATATCATCGTGATGAAGATGGTTGGACCGCACTTCACCATGCTGCCCATTTCAACTTTGATTCAGTGATAGACATATTAGGACAAAGATTCCAAGGAAGTGGTCTGTACAACTCGGATCTTTCTTCAGTACTTCTCTGTCGAGAGGGGGTACCAACGCCACTTTGGATGGCAATAGAACAAGGACATACTTCTACAACAGTAGAAATCATCAAAGTACTACCGAGTTTATGTGTGGACTTGGATCCTAAAAGCAGACGGAATATACTGCACTTAGCAGCCGAAAAGAATGACAAGCAAACGGTACAAGCTATCTTGAAAACTTGTCCTCCAGAATATCTTCGCAAGATCTTGAATGGCAGAGACATAAACAAGAACACACCTCTGCATTTGCTCATCGCCAAAGGTTGCTTCGTTAAACAACTCATAGAGCATGAACAAATTGATAAAACCGCGAGGAACTATCAAAACTGGACTCCTTTCGACATGTTATATGTCCAAGATCACATTGTAGCTGATCAG TTAGCTATCAAAACACTCCTTGATGAAGCGAATCAGAATTCAAGCTTTTGGATTTGGAGAAGGTCGAGTTCCAATATGGATACGAAGGAAAGTTTTGTCCCTCCAAAAAAAAGATCAGAAAAAGATGTTAAATTTAAGATAGCCTATGAAACTTTGATGAAAGCGAAAGTTCTGCGATACAGGGAAAGGACCAACACTCAGATCATAGTTACCGCTCTTATAACTACGGTCACTTTCACTGTAGGTTTTACTATGCCGGGTGGATATTACCAAAGCGGTGAGTTGAATCAAGGATCAGTTCTTCTTGCAAATAAAACGGCTTTCAAGGCTTTTATAGTATCAGATGCAATAGCTTTAGCACTATCAACCACTTCTCTTTTCCTCTACTTCATTTCAAGTATGTATGAAGATCCCCGCCAAGTATCAAAGCTCAATGCTGTATCAACAGGACTCAATATTTTTTCTATTGTCGCAATGATGCTGACGTTTATCTGCGGAATCTATGCTGTGCTATCTCACTCCCCGGCCCTTGCTCTTGCCATTTGCCTAATTTGTTCCACTTTCTTTGTCTGCATAGTTGTTCTGTTGCTCAAGTTGGGATATGATCGCAAGAAATTGAAAGACAGTCTCGCTTGA